The following is a genomic window from Drosophila busckii strain San Diego stock center, stock number 13000-0081.31 chromosome 2L, ASM1175060v1, whole genome shotgun sequence.
GGCGTAAGGTCCACGCACTTGACGGCATGTCGGCCAGCTAGTGTGTAGGAGGGTGTAAAGTCGAGGCGCACCTTCTCCGGCTCGTAAGTGCCTGGGGCAGGAGTATCGCTTGACTTGCCAAGCTGGACACGATGGCCGAATGTATACGCTggagttttgtttaaaacacaTTTCTCAGGCTCGTAGGCGCCGGGAGCTGTAAGAGAtggaaattatatttgattaagaaaatgtaaagtttaaaaattttgaataaatagaGCAAAACTTACCTGGTGTGCAATCTACAACATCATGAGTAGACTTGCCCGTAATGCTAAAAGCGGGCGTCGTGTGCAGTTTCGATTTTTCAGGACTGTAAGTGCCAGGTgctaatacaaaattatagaaattataataaagcaGAGTGGAAAAGTGAGGACTACAGCTCACCTGGAGAATCGCTGATGagtgtgtgctttgtttttataccaAAACTAAAAGCGGGCGTGTGCTCTAGACAAACCTTTTCAGGCGTATAAGAACCAGGTGCTACAAAGGTGCAAACTATAAAGTGTTGCTACAGAAGCTAGATAGGAGGAGTTACGAACCTGGTGTAAAGTCAGAACGCAGCTCATGATGCTTGATGCCAAAGCTAAATTCGGGCGTTCTGCTGAAATTCAGCTTTTCGGGACAGTAATCCCCGGGAGCTGTGGAATagatttaaagtttattaatacCAAATAGCAGTTAAGTGCGCTTGGCTAACACTTATGCTAGTAGTTGCTGCTAAATACGTATTAGAAGGCGCTAACTAGCGGGAGTTTGGGAGTGCCAGTTTGTTATACGAGTATTACCTGGTGTGTATATATCGTGTTGGATTTTAGTTCGTCTACCGAATGTGTAACGTGGCGCATTCTTTCTTGATTGTGTGACCTTTTCAGGACAATAGCTATTTGGCGCTGTTAGtgttaataaaacaaaacaaattggtAGACTACGATGTAAGTTTCCAAAATACGTTTTACGTTATGCACAGGCAAGTTAAGAGCTACAGTTAATAACTAAGGTGACAGACAGTAGCTAAGACTAGCAGATAGAACAAACACCAAGTTAAATTCAAAGGTGAGCGGGTTTAGTGAGTTGTAGTAGGAAAGTTTGCATGTACGTTTGGCCAGTTAGTTGTGTTACCTGGATTGTTAACAAGATAAACGTTAACCTTTATGCGAAAGGTATAACGAGGCGCACGCGGCTTGAAAACATCAAGCGGTACCACTTGATAATGATTGGGACCTAAGCAAACGTTCGTTGGTTGCAATGTTTatcaaaaagagaaaatattttaattaaaaattataaatcaagGCAAAATTATGAACACAAacgaaatatttacaaaaaaaaagtaactaGCTACGATTGAGAGGGAGAGCTACAGAATAAACTACAAAGTGACTGCTAAGAGTTgtactaataaaataaataaataaagtaaagagTGGTTTACAAATTTCTAATTGATACAGAGTAGAGAAGAGAGTTTCAGCTATAGTACAAactacagagagagagagagagagagagagaaccaACACTAAACACTATAAAGCATGCTAGAGagcagagagcgcaagagcgcgACTAATGTATGCACCTAATGAGAGAGTAGTGAATGAAAGAGAGCAGAGCGTTACTTACGCGCTGCTTAAATGCTTGAATCTTGATCGAATATACTATGGGATATATACAATGATGCTGCCACGTTCCAAGATGACTTGCTTGATGgagctgctgatgatgatgatgaagtcTCTCTCGCCATGCGTCATGCGCAACCAACACCAATAACGCAACTTCATAACCAATCAAACAACCAATAAACCTTAAGCCTGTTTGGCTGCCCACATTGGACCGCAGGCGACTTACCTGGTATGAGACTGTACTTGGCGCTGGGCGGCTTCTGACCAAACGTATACTTGGGCGTGGCATCAATAACCGCCTTGGATGCAGGCAGCACATCATATTCACCAGGTCCGGGATTAACAAAGCGCGTCAGCTCCTTGGGTCGACTCTGCAGCGTGGCAGAGCGTGGATAATCCTTGCCCTTGGCACGCAGACCAGTCACATTGTATTGAGCTGGTCCCGGTCCAGTGGTTTCGTATTTGCCACGCAGCTTGTGTCCAAATGAATACGAGGGTGCACCCTTCTTCTTCGAGTCCGGCACTTTGCTgcctgcaaagcaaaactaaagtAGCGCAAACTTTTGTTATCGCTAGATAAATTACCTATAAGCGTAGGCAGCTGCACTATAGCTGGACCCGGATTGGAGGTTTCTGCTGCAATGCGTCCAGTGCGCACAGTGGGCGTCCAGGGACGCTGCTCAATGTTGCCGCCCATAGTTAGTGGTCGTATATTGCGCACAGGCTTGCAGGGTCCAAGATCCTTTTTGACAGGCTTGGGTCGCTTTTTACCAAAGAATATCtgagcaaagagcaaaagttaaaaatatttgtaattagcGTATAGTTGAAACAAACTTTggccattttgttgcagtgCTTATTGGTGTagtgttaatttaataaaagtttttactcaaatttgatttaagaTTCGAATGCTAAGTACACTTGTAATTCATTTGATATTTACAGCCTGCtatgtaaataaatctaaaagtaGCCAAAGCTAATAGATCAATATTCTTAACAAGCACAGCAAGCAGCTCATCAAATCGAGTTGTTGACAGCTTAACTTGGCATAAAATCAATTCGACTGCGACAGCATAAACTAAACTTTCCATGTGACAGTTTCACGTTTTGGTGCTTCGAATTTTCTGGGGCAAGATTtgtttgtataaacaaatggacaaacaacaataactttgCGGTAGGCTTCTTACAACACGTGACCTTCTTTTCTagctagacacacacacgccttATAGTCACGAGCCCAAAAGTGTTGCCTATCGGCAGGCGCTGGCGCTGTATATTGGGGTTGGTATCAGTTAGCGACGTCGCAGTTGGTAATCAATACGCTGACGACCCCAATTGGCTGGCTGCCGATTAGCCTGATGTATTTGGAGAGCCAGCGTCAAGTGCAGTGGCAACCCCAtaaccccaaaaaaaaaaggaagctTTAGGGTAAGTGCGGCCAACAAGGTTGAGCCTTAGCTCCAGTCAAAAATGCAGAGTGCTAATGTTTTGCCCATTTGGCGCATGTTAGCCTACAAAACGATTACTTTTAATGACTTATGGAGCGACAATTGCATGCCAAGCAAAACGAcgtacactgagcgaaaatgAGTTACCAATCGTTGAAGTTGAGGTTGCAAACTAGATTAGCTTAggttttaattgtaaattagcTTATGAATTTCATTAAAGTTGGAAATAATggcagcataattaaatataaaaagtaatattaaaaaatatacataaagaaacacaaatttatatatttgcatatttttgacaTATTTCCTTTTCGCTTAGTGTAGCGCTCCGCTGAATTCTGAATTAAgcagaattaaatttaaaaagtaatattaaaaaatataaataaaaatatacaattttatatatttgcacaatttttgaCATGCTTTGCGCTCAGTGTAGCGCTCAGCTGAATTCtgcataaagaaaaattaaatataaaatgatatattaaaaaatataaatatttgcttaatttgtgcATGCTTTTTGCACAGTGTAGCCACTGAGCTGAGCTCGCAGACGCGCTGAAAGTTCGAGCGTGACCGTGAATTCAACCAACTGCTCTACGCCTTATGTAAATACACTGAAACCATGGACTTGGCGCCCTGACtaggtgggcgtggcattgcaGCGCCCATTTGACATAAATGGGGCCAATATAAAGCaaactgaggctgaggctaaAAAGTGGGCGTGTTATATGCGACCTCGCACGCAATTGAAGCATATTTGCTTTTCagttgacttgacttgacttgacttgagttgagttgagttgaattgttgttgtttttatagctttggCCATATGCGTTCCATAAGCAACGAATCTTACATCATCAAAAGTGCACCCACATAAAAGCGAACGAAACAATTCAACTTCAATTGCTGCAGAGTAAAGCAAAACGGCCTTTTAAGGCCGCTACAGATGAATCAGCCATTTGGCCAGACGTTTGTTGTTAGCCAGACATTAGCGTGaagtgttgttgttaaataaaaaataacgtCAGGCTAGCTTAGCagcatttaatcaaattaaaagcgcacATGCAACGCTTGCAACGCGGCCACTTGCATCAGATTACAGTAGATGGTGCCAGCGATAGGCAGAGGTCAAAGAGGctatgccacgcccccaacACAGTCTTAACGCATACGCTTAGACTAAGTCGCTCTCTCAAGCTTTGCTGCGTTCTCCGCTCAGCGTCAACCTGTCAGGTATCTATTTTCATTCACATGACTCCATTGCCTATTTAActtgttagttttttattctcagccaagcaattgaaattgatttgtgTGTGGAGTGACCCAAGTGTCAAgtcaaatatacatattaaagctttaacaaTAGCACAAGCTGCACACACGTCAGCTTCAATTTATGAtatcaaatgccaaaaaagaatagaaataaattagcaaacaatagCAGCTAAAGCTAGACGAATAGCAGCTGCTCTATCTAGCGAAAATTATGATTGATTGCTAActaattgctaattattttagtaagctaaaaatataaaaagcaatttgcatatttagaTAAAAATTCTTTCTAcacgctttttttttttagtgcataacatattaataacaacgtttatttgttattatgttCACCTTTCACGCGCTGCTTGctatgaaaaaataataatgagctCAGCATTTAAATGTCCATCAGCAGCTTTTACGCCCAAACAGCGCCAATGACGTTTACTGCTCACTCGCCTGACTGTCTTAGTTGCTGGCCATTTCCTTTAGCCCACATTGAGTTGTCCAAAAAGTTTTTGGGAacactcagactcagactGTGGCgcccacacagacagacagtcaaacACGTCAGTTAATTGTTGCTATAACTTTATTTAACTAATACACATACGTGTGTATTTAACAATAACAGACCGACataactatttgtttatgtatgtgtgtcggctatgtaagtttaattaacagcaaaaaACAAGACAAGCAAGCCAAAAAGACAAACCggcaaagcgacaacaacgcTAAAGATAAAGATCAGGGAAGAGTGCAGAGAGTTGAGGGGAGACAACAAGACAAAAAAAACGTTTGGATGCCCAAAATAGCAGaaaaaaacaagtgaaaaAAGTTCAAGTATAGCGTTGATAGCAGTTAATTGAATACACTATAAAaggcttaaaataattaaaaatttattagcagtttttaaagcaataagctaactaaattaattgttaaaatattgccataacattatatataaaaagttatttgcactttagcattaaatatttttgtcagTGTACTGATAAACACTACACAAACATCATTGACAtcagcgctttgctttgcttgtggcTGTTGAACTAGTTTTGTTCTCgaaatctaattaaattgcGTAGATCGTATGTATTTGGCAACGTGTTTTGGCCAAGTCAAGTGAAAGCTGCAACTGGGCTAGCCAACTTGAGAGCCTAtgtttgatataaaaatttaagctgctggcTTAAACGACGTTTCCGTTTGACTGATCAGCCAGATATTTGCATAGCTGTGGCTTTTATGAGCTGCCataattatgattttttttgttttagccaCAGCTAAAAGAGAGCTGTGAATTTTCAGCCTTGAGCCAGCGCCAAGcaagtttataatttgttttgctcatAATAtacattattgttatttttttgtttgaaaaatgAGCTTAGAGTCGACcggtttgcatttaataataagctaGAGCTGATGTCATGGTGCGCACTAAAGGTTACAATGAACCAAAGACTTCCACTTGTGGCGCAGACCCAAAATATGACATCAATagacaaaactaaaaacattgactaaacaagcaaagtgtatgcaaaacaGCTGTCGAGCAAGTCAAATGCCAATACAGGAACAAATAGTTAGACAGACAGTTCGCCAACAGTCAATGAACTTTTCGGGTCAGGATAATGCAGTCAACACGCAATGTGCGCCATACATAATCGTTAtgcataattgttgttgttgtagtcacAAGTCACAGTCACGGCTGCAGTCACAGTGACATTGtctatgaaaataatttcgaGGGTTTACGCCTACAGCAGACAACAGCCCACACCCCACACCCCACTCCCCCCTTTTGTATTACTTACCCAGCTATGCtgtctgttgtttttataactttgatttgcacaataaaaaactttGAGTTAGCGTTGAGCTAGCCGTTTTAATAGCAAACAGTCCTTGTTTATTTTACAGCCTTTGCCGCAGGACTTTCAAAACAGCTGGGCAGCCCACTAGTAGTTTACCGTTACGGAAGCAGCCAACTGTCAATTGACAAGTTTggtgttttgtattttttgttcgTTGTTCGCAATTCGTTAATTGAGTTTAAGTGACAGCTGTTGTCGCGTATTGTTTTTTACTAGCAATTGCCAAATGATTTGCTTGAGAACAGAtttattctttaatttatgttctatttgctttatacgtttgctgcttttcttttttttttaaaccgCACTCGAGCGCCGCTGAACTTAAACTGAGCGCCAACATAGCCAACAGttgcttttcatttcaaagagagcgagagagcgagcgcgtcGCTGCTCACAGCAGCTGTTAGTCGCTCAGCTTTGCGTTGGCGtttaacagcgcgctgttaatTTAGCAGCGCCTGTTTGCTGCCGCTTTCTCAAGCTTATCTTGAAAGTGTTTACTAAGTTTggatttgtttaattgcctataaatcaaatttacatATTCATTAAATCAATGCCCTTTTGCATGCTTCATTGATTTGCTGTAATTTGTTTCGGGGTCTGCTGCTATTGCTCATCGCGCTCAACTGTTTATGGCATTTAAACAATAACGCCTCTTgttgttatataaaaatatagaaaatataatcGCATCATTTATAGTGCTGCGGTTTTGCACATAGACAACCTTCACCCACACACGTGTCCAATGGAGCATGGAAAATCTATATAAGATCATTTTTCGCCGCCGCTTgacatacaaattgcaatacaatataataataatagtaataataatacatagaataaaataaaatttttaaaatagcttaattgtgtgtaattgttaataattgttgttttgaaattaacgttgtttttaaactttacTAAGAACATTTTAGCGTTAGTTTATAAGTCAAACAGCAAAGTATAAGAGTGAGCTGCTCAACTTATATTTTGCGCTGTTAGCTCAACAGTTGAAACTGAGCGCTGTAATGTTAAACGCTGCTCACTGTTACAAGCTGCTCATTGCTGAGCATCTGTTAAgctaaatttacttttaaatttgaacttaagcatttaaatgtaaactatTTGCATATTAGTTAggatcatttatttatttcatttcatttttagcaATATCAcgttgaattattaatttttatagggCTTGTCTATAGCAATAGAAATGTGtatgaattaattattcatCTGCGCAATAAATCAACTAAGCTgcgtgttttaattaattagttagtaATATATATAGCGTATTATGTTGCTAGGCTTggtgtatttgttgcttttaactAGGCGCGTACTATTAACAaggcattttttatttaatatgcaggCTACTGGACTTGACTTTAGCTAgtgttagtttagtttttgttgttgttgcttactGTCTAAGTTATATACTTGGCATTTATCAAAATCGGTAATGgtatcaaaaagttgtataaaatgtttttttaaagtaccttgtttgctttgctatttgatTACGGATTCGCATTTGATTTATCTTTGGTGTttcaatattgttgttgctctgctgtttgttttgttgtatagTTGgcgcttataaaatatatacaagtcTTGTTTTGAGTTGCATTCGGTTTGGTTCTGctcttttgttgttaagctgttgttgtgtattaaatgtttaattttggctcgcaaacatttgcatttgaaaccGAATTTTGTTAAGTGCAATGCAGTCTAGcccaatatttattaaatgttgttgtttataactGCAAAGGGCGtgtgctgtaaataaaaacgaacaaaaaaacaaagctgcattcattttacattttatatttgttttcgttttgtttgcttaggcGATggataaaattaattaagtaaaacttgtttataaaaataggtaaaatatatatgtagcatatttataatatatgtaacGTTTATGTATGCGTTAAAATCAGCAGAAatcagtttaaaatttaaagcaaatacacaaacaaagtGCATATGgaattgttgcatttaaaaaaaaacattcgaAGTAGAGGGGCGGGTgtggaaaaaaattaaacaataaatcacaaaactTAAACTAAGCACGTAAAATtctaaactaataaaaattgtggGATCTTCacattgttttttgtgttttgtatgtttttcatttttagcgATTCTCTGTGCCGACTTGAgagcttataaattaattttacgcTTAATCAGTTTACTTAGattcattttgttgtaatgTTGCGTGTGTGTTAAACTTACTTTAAAGAAAgcacaataattataatgcgcatagtataaatgtatataatatatatattttatataattatactcATCAGCGTTCGTTATGAAATGTATCAAAAATTTGACTATTAACTACAGTTAACTATAATGCATAtagttgtttgttgttgttatacttgttgttacatacatttaataataataataaacataatgatATCATTTgctcagcttaagctttagctttatctTTTGCTGCCCTGCTtttaactctctctctctctctctttataataataataatatatatgccatattgtttaaacatttagtTGCGGCGCTTCTTTACttagatatatgtacatatataactgAGGTCTATACGTACGTACGTGTGCTGCAAACATAACTAGGCCgtatatattcaattaattttgtatgcattcGTAACTCATTAAGTTTAGCTCGTAtatctttaataataataataattaaatgtaggTTTTTATGTTTTGGGTGCGCTAATCAGTGCATGCTGCAGTCGCTTAGTCGGTTAACGTTTGAGCCACAAGTGCCAGCTGCTCCTTGAGCACACGAAACGAGGGACGCTCCTCAGGGCCATGCGACCAGCACTTTTTCATAACCTGCAAATGGAAATTCATTAGATCTGGCTTCATAACAAGGCTGAGGCTTCAAGCTACGAACGTCATAAATTTCCTTGGCACACGACTTTGGTTTCTCTAATATAATGCCGCGTTGCACACGCTCGACGACTTCGGTGTTCTTTAGACGGCCATAGGGCATCTTGCCGCAAGTGAAGATCTCCCACATGAGCACacctaaaaaacaaaaacaattaatgccTGCTAAACAGTTTAGCTTTGACTTGTACTAACCATAAGCCCACACATCGCTTTTGGAGCTGAAGCGCGTATAGTTAAGCACCTCGGGTGGCGCCCATTTGATGGGAAATTTGGTGCCGCCGGAGCTAGTATACTGATCATCGAGCACATAGCGCGCCAGTCCAAAGTCGGCCACCTTAACAACATTTTCAGAGCCTACGAGACAATTGCGTGCCGCCAGATCGCGATGTATATAGTTGTGGCGCTCCAAATAGGCCATGCCCTTGCTCACTTGTATGCACATGTCCAGCAGCAGACCCATGTTGCCAATTAGCGTATTCTCATGCCGGCGCAAATAGTTCAACAGCGAGCCATGCTTCATATATTCGGTAACAATATAGATGGGACGATGCTTGGAGCAAACGCCATAGAGCTGCACCAGATTCGGATGCTGCAGCTTGGTCATAACCTTTGCCTCCTCTATGAAATCATCCTCCGACATGGTGCCCTCTTTCATCATTTTGACTGCGGTATCAATGCTGCCGCGCCATTTGCCACGACGCACAACACCAAACTGTCCCGAGCCCAGCTCCTCCATAAGCATTAGCTCCATGGGATGTATTTCCCACTTGTCGTGCGACAAACCCGCCGTAGGCGGCACTGGACGATCGCAAGGCGATGACTTCAAGCGGCAGGCCAATCCACCAGAGTTGTGACGATGATAATTAATCAGATCCGGTATAGTCTCGCAGCAGTGCTTCTCACTTAGATAATACTCGCCACGCGCGTTCTGTTTAATATGATAATGCTTCACATGCGATTGTGGACTGTTGAGGTATTAGATTATTTAGCAGCtcatatttattagttttatacTACTTACACTTTGGTATGCAGCGATAGCGTATAGAGACCCTTGGTGGATGACTTGCGCACCACAAAGCAGCCCTCCTTGTCGCCCTGCTTGAGCAGCGACTCGGCACGTTGCCTGGACATGTCACCCACGTACCATCTGCAAAGCAAAGtagcaacatttatattaGAATTGTTAATTTTAGTGCATTTAAGGCTTTAACTAACTAAGCAGCTTATAGTTAAGTATAGTTAAGGAGCGATTTAACATATGTTAATAGCTTATTTTGTTTCTAATAGCGTTTTAAGTGCtaaaatttcttttcattcctattttacatttaagttCATTGTGAGTTTTTcttgtaataattttctttttaattattttagtattttgaaCGCTATTTTACAAATAAGTTTATTGTGACTTTTATCGTAATAATTACTTTAGTATTAATTAACACATATTTAGACCAAAAATTCATCCCAGCCAATTCTTTAGTTACTGCTACTCATATTCAAACTGaatcatattttgtattattattaatttaataaattagcagcagTAATTGCATTAGTTTCTATCCTTCTATTGCTATTTTAATAATCTTGCCATTTTATAACTTAAGAAAATTCGtagaaacttaaattttagcCTATTaatctatttttaatttgaataaaggGCTACGATTAATTGAATCATTGAACGCttatgctacaaaataaacGCCATATACAAAAGCTAACAGCTTATAGGCTTAActtaagttatatataaaagtttagaGCTTAAAGAAATAACTTATCAACAATTAGCTTAagcattgatttaaataaaaacacttgaTACAATTGAGGCAAGATTAAGGAAACTGTACAATAAACAGCGACGTAGTTAACTCAAACTTATTCCAAGCTATAGAAGTGCTTAACACTTACTCATAACGCTCGAGTCCCAGCAGCGCTTTGGGCTTAACATAATTGCTGGGTATGTAGCCCACATTGCCAATTGCATCCTTAACTTTCCACCAATGCTCCTGTGAGTCGTCAATTACTTCATATTCGGCATTctgaaattg
Proteins encoded in this region:
- the LOC108607972 gene encoding uncharacterized protein LOC108607972 isoform X10 — encoded protein: MAKIFFGKKRPKPVKKDLGPCKPVRNIRPLTMGGNIEQRPWTPTVRTGRIAAETSNPGPAIVQLPTLIGSKVPDSKKKGAPSYSFGHKLRGKYETTGPGPAQYNVTGLRAKGKDYPRSATLQSRPKELTRFVNPGPGEYDVLPASKAVIDATPKYTFGQKPPSAKYSLIPAPGDYCPEKLNFSRTPEFSFGIKHHELRSDFTPAPGSYTPEKVCLEHTPAFSFGIKTKHTLISDSPAPGTYSPEKSKLHTTPAFSITGKSTHDVVDCTPAPGAYEPEKCVLNKTPAYTFGHRVQLGKSSDTPAPGTYEPEKVRLDFTPSYTLAGRHAVKCVDLTPAPGSYAPEKYRSDHMPAFSFAGRTTIEHISHTPAPCDYKPEQCQVNGTPAFTFGMKLKREQISETPAPTAYEPEKHNQHTPLAYTFGTKTTLKQHSDAPAPGHYHPELCKVDSSPAYSFGLKTAPLMPLPEPRGAYIEDRIVQRRERRLASPVRSNNVDKENVTTTITIVSTQQNDAQASKLLNGTTTTTTTTTTTKHSNGHNGHTELAPITQHQVLANGKHCESKSKSIVSSMHHEQSAHAQRGNLKVMASGVADASNSNCTSQSTRSVLQTDGAIVTSGQSIKSSTVKYAVQASSVQEQLISS
- the LOC108607972 gene encoding uncharacterized protein LOC108607972 isoform X5, with the translated sequence MAKIFFGKKRPKPVKKDLGPCKPVRNIRPLTMGGNIEQRPWTPTVRTGRIAAETSNPGPAIVQLPTLIGSKVPDSKKKGAPSYSFGHKLRGKYETTGPGPAQYNVTGLRAKGKDYPRSATLQSRPKELTRFVNPGPGEYDVLPASKAVIDATPKYTFGQKPPSAKYSLIPAPNSYCPEKVTQSRKNAPRYTFGRRTKIQHDIYTPAPGDYCPEKLNFSRTPEFSFGIKHHELRSDFTPAPGSYTPEKVCLEHTPAFSFGIKTKHTLISDSPAPGTYSPEKSKLHTTPAFSITGKSTHDVVDCTPAPGAYEPEKCVLNKTPAYTFGHRVQLGKSSDTPAPGTYEPEKVRLDFTPSYTLAGRHAVKCVDLTPAPGSYAPEKYRSDHMPAFSFAGRTTIEHISHTPAPCDYKPEQCQVNGTPAFTFGMKLKREQISETPAPTAYEPEKHNQHTPLAYTFGTKTTLKQHSDAPAPGHYHPELCKVDSSPAYSFGLKTAPLMPLPEPRGAYIEDRIVQRRERRLASPVRSNNVDKENVTTTITIVSTQQNDAQASKLLNGTTTTTTTTTTTKHSNGHNGHTELAPITQHQVLANGKHCESKSKSIVSSMHHEQSAHAQRGNLKVMASGVADASNSNCTSQSTRSVLQTDGAIVTSGQSIKSSTVKYAVQASSVQEQLISS
- the LOC108607972 gene encoding uncharacterized protein LOC108607972 isoform X6, whose amino-acid sequence is MAKIFFGKKRPKPVKKDLGPCKPVRNIRPLTMGGNIEQRPWTPTVRTGRIAAETSNPGPAIVQLPTLIGSKVPDSKKKGAPSYSFGHKLRGKYETTGPGPAQYNVTGLRAKGKDYPRSATLQSRPKELTRFVNPGPGEYDVLPASKAVIDATPKYTFGQKPPSAKYSLIPGPNHYQVVPLDVFKPRAPRYTFRIKVNVYLVNNPAPGDYCPEKLNFSRTPEFSFGIKHHELRSDFTPAPGSYTPEKVCLEHTPAFSFGIKTKHTLISDSPAPGTYSPEKSKLHTTPAFSITGKSTHDVVDCTPAPGAYEPEKCVLNKTPAYTFGHRVQLGKSSDTPAPGTYEPEKVRLDFTPSYTLAGRHAVKCVDLTPAPGSYAPEKYRSDHMPAFSFAGRTTIEHISHTPAPCDYKPEQCQVNGTPAFTFGMKLKREQISETPAPTAYEPEKHNQHTPLAYTFGTKTTLKQHSDAPAPGHYHPELCKVDSSPAYSFGLKTAPLMPLPEPRGAYIEDRIVQRRERRLASPVRSNNVDKENVTTTITIVSTQQNDAQASKLLNGTTTTTTTTTTTKHSNGHNGHTELAPITQHQVLANGKHCESKSKSIVSSMHHEQSAHAQRGNLKVMASGVADASNSNCTSQSTRSVLQTDGAIVTSGQSIKSSTVKYAVQASSVQEQLISS
- the LOC108607972 gene encoding uncharacterized protein LOC108607972 isoform X12, which gives rise to MAKIFFGKKRPKPVKKDLGPCKPVRNIRPLTMGGNIEQRPWTPTVRTGRIAAETSNPGPAIVQLPTLIGSKVPDSKKKGAPSYSFGHKLRGKYETTGPGPAQYNVTGLRAKGKDYPRSATLQSRPKELTRFVNPGPGEYDVLPASKAVIDATPKYTFGQKPPSAKYSLIPGPNHYQVVPLDVFKPRAPRYTFRIKVNVYLVNNPAPNSYCPEKVTQSRKNAPRYTFGRRTKIQHDIYTPAPGDYCPEKLNFSRTPEFSFGIKHHELRSDFTPAPGSYTPEKVCLEHTPAFSFGIKTKHTLISDSPAPGTYSPEKSKLHTTPAFSITGKSTHDVVDCTPAPGAYEPEKCVLNKTPAYTFGHRVQLGKSSDTPAPGTYEPEKVRLDFTPSYTLAGRHAVKCVDLTPAPGSYAPEKYRSDHMPAFSFAGRTTIEHISHTPAPCDYKPEQCQVNGTPAFTFGMKLKREQISETPVRSNNVDKENVTTTITIVSTQQNDAQASKLLNGTTTTTTTTTTTKHSNGHNGHTELAPITQHQVLANGKHCESKSKSIVSSMHHEQSAHAQRGNLKVMASGVADASNSNCTSQSTRSVLQTDGAIVTSGQSIKSSTVKYAVQASSVQEQLISS
- the LOC108607972 gene encoding uncharacterized protein LOC108607972 isoform X9, which produces MAKIFFGKKRPKPVKKDLGPCKPVRNIRPLTMGGNIEQRPWTPTVRTGRIAAETSNPGPAIVQLPTLIGSKVPDSKKKGAPSYSFGHKLRGKYETTGPGPAQYNVTGLRAKGKDYPRSATLQSRPKELTRFVNPGPGEYDVLPASKAVIDATPKYTFGQKPPSAKYSLIPGPNHYQVVPLDVFKPRAPRYTFRIKVNVYLVNNPAPNSYCPEKVTQSRKNAPRYTFGRRTKIQHDIYTPAPGDYCPEKLNFSRTPEFSFGIKHHELRSDFTPAPGSYTPEKVCLEHTPAFSFGIKTKHTLISDSPAPGTYSPEKSKLHTTPAFSITGKSTHDVVDCTPAPGAYEPEKCVLNKTPAYTFGHRVQLGKSSDTPAPGTYEPEKVRLDFTPSYTLAGRHAVKCVDLTPAPGSYAPEKYRSDHMPAFSFAGRTTIEHISHTPAPCDYKPEQCQVNGTPAFTFGMKLKREQISETPAPTAYEPEKHNQHTPLAYTFGTKTTLKQHSDAPVRSNNVDKENVTTTITIVSTQQNDAQASKLLNGTTTTTTTTTTTKHSNGHNGHTELAPITQHQVLANGKHCESKSKSIVSSMHHEQSAHAQRGNLKVMASGVADASNSNCTSQSTRSVLQTDGAIVTSGQSIKSSTVKYAVQASSVQEQLISS